One genomic segment of Amycolatopsis sp. WQ 127309 includes these proteins:
- a CDS encoding ribose-phosphate pyrophosphokinase: MNEASREIAVFSGSAHPELAEEICSNLGVPLRPVEIQRFANDCLEVQLQANCRERDVFIIQPLVKPVQEHLVELLLMLDAARGASASRITAVMPHYSYARSDKKDAPRISIGGRLVADLLVTAGASRVLAMTLHSPQVHGFFSVPVDHLHALQELAKHFRQYDLSRTTVVSPDLGNAKEASHFARLLGVQVAAGAKERFPDDRVQITSVIGEVTGRDVIVLDDEIAKGSTVLELLDRLAELKPRSIRVACTHGLFAAKAIERIGDRPEVLEIVCTNTVPVPEEERTEKLKILSIAPALAEAIRRIHNGESVSALF; this comes from the coding sequence GTGAACGAGGCATCGAGGGAAATCGCCGTCTTCAGCGGAAGCGCGCACCCGGAGCTGGCCGAAGAGATCTGCAGCAACCTCGGCGTGCCGCTGCGGCCCGTCGAGATCCAGCGCTTCGCGAACGACTGCCTCGAGGTCCAGCTGCAGGCGAACTGCCGCGAGCGGGACGTCTTCATCATCCAGCCGCTGGTGAAGCCGGTGCAGGAACACCTCGTCGAGCTGCTGCTGATGCTCGACGCCGCCCGCGGCGCGTCGGCGTCCCGGATCACCGCGGTGATGCCGCACTACTCGTACGCGCGCTCGGACAAGAAGGACGCGCCGCGCATCTCGATCGGCGGCCGCCTGGTCGCCGACCTGCTGGTGACGGCCGGCGCGAGCCGCGTGCTCGCGATGACGCTGCACTCGCCGCAGGTGCACGGCTTCTTCAGCGTCCCGGTCGACCACCTGCACGCGCTGCAGGAGCTGGCCAAGCACTTCCGGCAGTACGACCTCTCGCGCACCACCGTCGTCTCGCCCGACCTGGGCAACGCGAAGGAGGCGTCGCACTTCGCGCGGCTCCTCGGCGTCCAGGTCGCGGCCGGCGCGAAGGAGCGGTTCCCCGACGACCGCGTCCAGATCACCTCGGTGATCGGCGAGGTCACCGGCCGCGACGTGATCGTGCTCGACGACGAGATCGCCAAGGGCAGCACGGTCCTCGAGCTGCTCGACAGGCTGGCCGAGCTGAAGCCGCGGTCGATCCGCGTCGCCTGCACGCACGGCCTGTTCGCGGCGAAGGCCATCGAGCGCATCGGCGACCGGCCGGAGGTGCTGGAGATCGTCTGCACCAACACCGTCCCGGTGCCCGAAGAGGAACGCACCGAGAAGCTGAAGATCCTCTCGATCGCGCCGGCCCTGGCCGAGGCGATCCGCCGGATCCACAACGGCGAATCGGTGTCGGCGCTCTTCTAG
- a CDS encoding D-arabinono-1,4-lactone oxidase: MTRWTNWAGTASASPQHVHQPRSAAEIAATVASIAAAGRTVRAWGSGHSFTAIAVADSDALDLRGWTGIERADLETGHVTVRAGTTIKQLNAALDTLGLAMTNLGDIDAQTIAGAISTGTHGTGARLGGIATQIVALELVLADGSVVTCSAGERPDLFAAARVGLGALGVITTVTLQCEPSFVLRAQERPEPLEQVLEGFDDSAANNEHFEFYWFPYGKSALVKRNNRCETAEPLSRVREFVDYQVMENVAFGGLCRTGRLMPRLVPSLNSFASNMLSAREYSDLSHRVFVTARNVRFTETEYAVPRESLHDVLAELRALVPKLKDPVMFPVEVRVAAADDIWLSTAQGRDSAYIAIHQFTGMPYREYFSAFEKIAGAVGGRPHWGKMHDLDAGVLRSRYPHFDDFLRVRKETDPSGVFTNTYLDRVLGPVG; this comes from the coding sequence ATGACCCGGTGGACCAACTGGGCGGGCACGGCGTCCGCCTCGCCACAGCACGTTCACCAGCCGCGGAGCGCGGCGGAGATCGCGGCAACCGTCGCGAGCATCGCCGCGGCCGGCCGGACCGTGCGCGCCTGGGGCAGCGGCCACTCGTTCACCGCGATCGCCGTCGCCGACTCCGACGCGCTCGACCTGCGCGGCTGGACCGGCATCGAGCGCGCCGACCTCGAAACCGGCCACGTCACCGTCCGCGCGGGCACCACGATCAAGCAGCTCAACGCCGCGCTCGACACACTCGGGCTGGCCATGACCAACCTCGGCGACATCGACGCGCAGACCATCGCCGGCGCGATCTCCACCGGCACGCACGGCACCGGCGCCCGTCTCGGCGGCATCGCCACCCAGATCGTCGCCCTCGAACTGGTCCTGGCGGACGGCTCGGTCGTCACCTGCTCGGCCGGCGAGCGCCCCGACCTCTTCGCCGCGGCCCGCGTCGGCCTCGGCGCGCTCGGCGTGATCACCACCGTGACCCTGCAGTGCGAGCCGTCGTTCGTGCTGCGCGCGCAGGAACGGCCGGAGCCGCTGGAGCAGGTCCTCGAAGGCTTCGACGACTCCGCCGCGAACAACGAGCACTTCGAGTTCTACTGGTTCCCCTACGGCAAGAGTGCGCTGGTCAAGCGCAACAACCGGTGCGAGACGGCCGAGCCGTTGAGCAGGGTCCGCGAGTTCGTCGACTACCAGGTCATGGAGAACGTCGCGTTCGGCGGCCTCTGCCGGACGGGCCGGCTGATGCCGCGGCTCGTGCCGTCGCTCAACAGCTTCGCGTCGAACATGCTCTCGGCGCGCGAGTACAGCGACCTCTCGCACCGCGTCTTCGTCACCGCCCGGAACGTCCGGTTCACCGAGACCGAGTACGCGGTTCCACGTGAATCACTGCACGACGTCCTCGCCGAGCTGCGTGCCCTGGTGCCCAAGCTGAAGGACCCGGTGATGTTCCCGGTCGAGGTCCGCGTCGCGGCCGCCGATGACATCTGGCTCTCGACCGCGCAGGGCCGCGACTCGGCCTACATCGCGATCCACCAGTTCACCGGCATGCCGTACCGCGAGTACTTCAGCGCGTTCGAGAAGATCGCCGGCGCGGTCGGCGGCCGCCCGCACTGGGGCAAGATGCACGACCTCGACGCCGGCGTCCTCCGCTCGCGCTACCCGCACTTCGACGACTTCCTGCGTGTGCGCAAGGAAACCGACCCGAGCGGCGTCTTCACCAACACGTACCTGGACCGGGTGCTCGGGCCCGTCGGCTAG
- a CDS encoding amino acid deaminase/aldolase yields MTSATVYDLATKDLDPPLAVVDLAAFDANADDLHRRAGGKPIRVVSKSVRCRALLERVLAMPGFEGLMCYSLAEAIWHVEQGTTDDVVVAYPTADHDALRRLAASERARAAITIMVDSPEHLDLVDAALGHGHPEIRVCLELDASWRPVPGLHVGTRRSPIFTPKQASTFARQIVARAGFRLVGVMAYEGQIAGLGDAAGRRANQLVVGWMQRRSAAELARRRGAVVRAVREVADLEFVNGGGTGSIESTGADAVVTEIAAGSGLIGPTLFDAYTRFHPRPAALFALPVVRRPTRKIATLYSGGYIASGPTGPSRQPKPYLPTGLKFLGFEGAGEVQTPVTGRAARTLQLGDRVWLRHAKAGELAERFTHYHLVLGDRVERTVPTYRGEHQNFG; encoded by the coding sequence GTGACCAGTGCGACGGTGTACGACTTGGCGACCAAGGACCTCGATCCACCCTTGGCCGTCGTCGACTTGGCTGCCTTCGACGCGAACGCCGACGACCTCCACCGGCGCGCGGGCGGCAAGCCCATTCGCGTCGTGAGCAAGTCGGTCCGCTGCCGGGCGTTGTTGGAGCGCGTGCTCGCGATGCCGGGCTTCGAAGGCCTGATGTGCTACTCGCTGGCCGAGGCCATCTGGCACGTCGAGCAGGGCACGACCGACGACGTCGTCGTCGCCTACCCGACGGCCGACCACGACGCCCTCCGCCGCCTGGCCGCGTCAGAGCGTGCCCGCGCGGCGATCACGATCATGGTCGACTCGCCCGAGCACCTGGACCTGGTGGACGCCGCTCTCGGCCACGGCCACCCGGAAATCCGCGTCTGCCTCGAACTGGACGCGTCGTGGCGCCCGGTCCCAGGGCTCCACGTCGGCACCCGGCGGTCCCCGATCTTCACGCCGAAGCAGGCCTCGACGTTCGCCCGCCAGATCGTGGCGCGCGCCGGCTTCCGGCTGGTCGGCGTCATGGCGTACGAAGGCCAGATCGCCGGCCTGGGCGACGCGGCCGGTCGTCGCGCGAACCAGCTGGTGGTCGGCTGGATGCAACGCCGTTCGGCGGCCGAACTGGCCCGCCGCCGCGGCGCGGTGGTCCGCGCGGTCCGCGAGGTGGCGGACCTGGAGTTCGTCAACGGCGGCGGCACCGGCAGCATCGAGTCGACGGGCGCGGACGCCGTGGTCACGGAGATCGCCGCGGGCTCGGGCCTGATCGGCCCGACGCTGTTCGACGCGTACACCCGTTTCCACCCCCGCCCGGCGGCGCTCTTCGCGCTCCCGGTGGTCCGCCGCCCCACACGCAAGATCGCCACCCTGTACTCCGGCGGCTACATCGCCTCGGGCCCCACGGGCCCATCACGCCAGCCGAAGCCGTACCTCCCGACGGGCCTGAAGTTCCTCGGCTTCGAAGGCGCGGGAGAGGTCCAGACCCCGGTGACAGGCCGAGCCGCCCGAACCCTGCAACTGGGCGACCGGGTATGGCTGCGCCACGCGAAGGCGGGGGAGCTGGCGGAGCGCTTCACGCACTACCACCTGGTACTGGGTGACCGGGTGGAGCGCACGGTCCCGACGTACCGGGGCGAGCACCAGAACTTCGGCTGA
- a CDS encoding TetR/AcrR family transcriptional regulator, whose amino-acid sequence MSDIQAAKVPAEATPLRRQPVQQRSAKRVEQMLDASAALIDELGYDALTTTLIAKRAGVAVGSLYQFFPDKRAVVQALTARNLERFVGAVNERLNQLGPEHWWDVVDSILDIYLEMHRSVPGFSKVHFGDIIDRQLLDETRDNNAVIVDSLTDLLASQVDRPVEDLRFAITIANEVADALLKLAFRKEPSGDEKFVAEAKYVVKGYLAARFGEKS is encoded by the coding sequence GTGTCCGACATCCAGGCCGCGAAGGTGCCGGCAGAAGCGACCCCCCTACGCCGGCAGCCGGTCCAGCAACGCAGCGCGAAACGGGTCGAGCAGATGCTCGACGCGAGCGCGGCGCTGATCGACGAGCTCGGCTACGACGCCCTGACGACCACCCTGATAGCCAAACGAGCAGGGGTCGCCGTCGGTTCGCTGTACCAGTTCTTCCCCGACAAGCGCGCGGTCGTGCAAGCGCTTACCGCCCGGAACCTCGAACGGTTCGTCGGCGCGGTCAACGAGCGCCTCAACCAGCTCGGCCCGGAACACTGGTGGGACGTCGTCGACTCGATCCTCGACATCTACCTGGAGATGCACCGCTCGGTGCCCGGCTTTTCGAAGGTCCACTTCGGCGACATCATCGACCGCCAGCTGCTGGACGAGACCCGCGACAACAACGCGGTGATCGTGGACTCCCTGACGGACCTCCTGGCCTCCCAGGTCGACCGCCCGGTGGAGGACCTCCGCTTCGCGATCACGATCGCCAACGAGGTCGCGGACGCACTCCTGAAGCTGGCCTTCCGCAAGGAACCGAGCGGCGACGAGAAGTTCGTGGCCGAGGCGAAGTACGTGGTGAAGGGCTACTTGGCGGCGCGGTTCGGGGAGAAGTCCTAG
- a CDS encoding GH1 family beta-glucosidase: MQNPNFPPDFLWGVSTSAFQIEGATTEGGRGPSIWDTFTATEGKIARGEEANVAADHYHRYPEDIALMAELGVGAYRMSIAWPRIQPDGKGAPNAEGLGFYDKLIDAVCEAGIAPAVTLYHWDTPQAVEDEGGWLARGTAGRFAEYAHILGERFADRVKLWIPLNEPMVMSIFGYAIGEYAPGKTLLLDAIPTAHHQNLAHGLAVQALRAAGATNIGTANNHSPIWPVEDSLEDDAAAVWLDALLNRLFADPVLLGTYPGQLHEHLPAGFADDLPTIAQPLDFYGVNYYEPQGVAKPSPGNPLPFDLRPIEGYPMTTNDSPIVPHALRELLLDFHRRYRDKLPPIQITENGCSFADVVAEDGGVHDPERIDFLHSHLVGVREAMDAGVDVRGYFCWSLMDNFEWSKGYAPRFGLVHVDYETLRRTPKDSFHWYRKLVRDEQ; this comes from the coding sequence GTGCAGAACCCGAACTTCCCGCCAGACTTCCTTTGGGGTGTTTCGACCTCGGCGTTCCAGATCGAAGGCGCCACCACCGAAGGCGGGCGCGGTCCGTCCATCTGGGACACGTTCACCGCGACGGAAGGCAAGATCGCTCGCGGTGAAGAGGCAAACGTAGCCGCCGACCACTACCACCGCTACCCCGAAGACATCGCGCTGATGGCGGAACTCGGCGTCGGCGCCTACCGGATGTCCATCGCCTGGCCCCGAATCCAGCCCGACGGGAAAGGCGCGCCGAACGCCGAGGGTCTCGGGTTCTACGACAAGCTCATCGACGCCGTGTGCGAGGCCGGCATCGCGCCCGCGGTCACGCTCTACCACTGGGACACCCCGCAGGCCGTCGAAGACGAAGGCGGCTGGCTCGCCCGGGGGACCGCTGGGCGCTTCGCCGAGTACGCCCACATCCTCGGCGAACGTTTCGCCGATCGGGTGAAGCTGTGGATCCCGTTGAACGAGCCGATGGTGATGTCCATCTTCGGTTACGCGATCGGCGAGTACGCACCCGGAAAGACCCTCCTGCTCGACGCCATCCCGACCGCGCACCACCAGAACCTCGCGCACGGCCTCGCCGTCCAGGCGCTGCGCGCGGCCGGCGCCACGAACATCGGCACGGCCAACAACCACTCGCCGATCTGGCCGGTCGAAGACAGTCTGGAGGACGACGCGGCCGCGGTGTGGCTCGACGCGCTGCTCAACCGGCTCTTCGCGGATCCCGTTCTGCTCGGCACCTACCCCGGGCAGCTCCACGAGCACCTGCCGGCCGGGTTCGCCGACGACCTGCCGACGATCGCTCAGCCGCTCGACTTCTACGGCGTCAACTACTACGAGCCCCAGGGCGTCGCGAAGCCCAGCCCGGGCAACCCGCTGCCGTTCGACCTCCGCCCGATCGAGGGCTACCCGATGACGACCAACGACTCGCCGATCGTCCCGCACGCCCTGCGTGAGCTGCTGCTGGACTTCCACCGGCGCTACCGCGACAAGCTGCCGCCCATTCAGATCACCGAGAACGGCTGCAGCTTCGCCGACGTCGTCGCCGAGGACGGCGGCGTGCACGACCCCGAGCGGATCGACTTCCTGCACAGCCACCTCGTCGGGGTGCGCGAGGCGATGGACGCCGGAGTCGACGTCCGGGGGTACTTCTGCTGGTCCTTGATGGACAATTTCGAGTGGTCCAAGGGCTACGCGCCGCGCTTCGGCCTGGTGCACGTCGACTACGAGACCCTCCGGCGCACGCCGAAGGACTCGTTCCACTGGTACCGGAAGCTGGTGCGGGATGAGCAGTGA
- a CDS encoding MFS transporter, with protein MSSETTEATGLPEALAEPVVRVRPGWMSLLFFANIALWLGIYAPIQVLLPQQAELLDQVNKEFVLGIVMGAGAIVALIVNPAVGLLSDRTCSRFGRRHPWTVVGAVVAAVGLLVLGFAPDVALLIAGWCLVQAGLNGMLATLMSAIADRVPVGQRAQVGGLVGIAQMLGTVLGAVVVVVMLGIAGIPLAYAVCAGIVLAGAAFFVLRTPDARLPVEHRPSSAAGEVLRNLWVSPRRHPDFAWAWSCHFMINLGNAFGTLYLLFFLKDAVHYPDPDTGLLIMMGLYGVALVIGAVLAGHFSDKSGRRKPYVLAASGVMALAALLLVIWQSWPVALAASPLLGVGFGAYMAVALAMLTQVLPTAQDRAKDLGVINIANSLPQVVAPLLTPLVLAYLGGYAGLFAASAVATLLAAVLVLRVKAVR; from the coding sequence ATGAGCAGTGAGACGACCGAGGCCACGGGCCTGCCCGAAGCCCTCGCCGAGCCCGTCGTGCGGGTGCGGCCCGGCTGGATGAGCCTGCTGTTCTTCGCGAACATCGCGCTCTGGCTGGGGATCTACGCGCCCATCCAGGTGCTGCTGCCGCAGCAGGCGGAGCTGCTCGACCAGGTGAACAAGGAGTTCGTGCTCGGCATCGTGATGGGTGCCGGCGCGATCGTGGCCCTGATCGTCAACCCGGCGGTCGGGCTGCTGTCGGACCGGACGTGCTCGCGCTTCGGCCGCCGCCACCCGTGGACGGTCGTCGGTGCGGTTGTCGCCGCGGTGGGCCTGCTGGTGCTGGGGTTCGCGCCGGACGTCGCGCTGCTGATCGCCGGCTGGTGCCTGGTGCAGGCCGGGCTCAACGGCATGCTCGCCACCCTGATGTCCGCCATCGCCGACCGGGTGCCGGTCGGGCAGCGCGCGCAGGTCGGCGGGCTGGTCGGCATCGCGCAGATGCTCGGCACGGTGCTGGGCGCGGTGGTGGTCGTCGTGATGCTCGGCATCGCCGGGATCCCGCTGGCCTACGCGGTCTGCGCGGGGATCGTCCTGGCCGGGGCCGCGTTCTTCGTGCTCCGGACGCCGGACGCGCGGCTGCCGGTCGAGCACCGCCCGTCGTCGGCGGCCGGTGAGGTGCTGCGCAACCTCTGGGTCTCGCCGCGGCGGCACCCGGACTTCGCGTGGGCCTGGTCGTGCCACTTCATGATCAACCTCGGCAACGCGTTCGGGACGCTCTACTTGCTGTTCTTCCTCAAGGACGCGGTGCACTACCCGGACCCCGACACGGGCCTGTTGATCATGATGGGGCTCTACGGCGTGGCGCTCGTGATCGGGGCCGTGCTCGCCGGGCACTTCTCCGACAAGTCCGGACGGCGTAAGCCGTACGTCCTTGCGGCCTCCGGTGTGATGGCGTTGGCCGCTTTGCTGCTGGTGATCTGGCAGAGCTGGCCGGTCGCGCTCGCCGCGTCGCCGCTGCTGGGCGTCGGTTTCGGTGCGTACATGGCCGTCGCGCTGGCGATGCTGACGCAGGTGCTGCCGACGGCGCAGGACCGCGCGAAGGACCTGGGTGTCATCAACATCGCGAACTCGCTGCCGCAGGTGGTCGCCCCGCTGCTGACGCCGCTGGTGCTCGCGTACCTCGGCGGCTATGCGGGGCTCTTCGCCGCTTCGGCCGTCGCGACGCTGCTGGCCGCGGTGCTGGTCCTGCGGGTGAAGGCGGTCCGTTAG
- a CDS encoding helix-turn-helix transcriptional regulator — MDASNGGSADARQSHAVPADAWEQPEMRAALAAREISAVYRLLRKHGVSQRQIAAMTGQSQSEVSEILKGRQVMAYDVLTRIADGLGVPRGYMGLAYDEATAIRVVGSADGQQAEEDESVKRRRFLAHAAQVTMGAAVFGPESGTWSAGPARTPAPGRIGMTDVRQVEAATRALRALDYQYGGGFCRDAVVAQLSWGQQMLESNGTDLVKNRLYVALADLHSLAGWTSFDTGLMDSARGHFANALDLAKQGENHPLVANVLYRMGRVYLHQDAPNDALKLFQLGQIAAQESGSELAVSVLCANEAWAYAMMGNEEQAVKLLGRSKDEFERANLAEAESWVKFFTETDVYAMVGTVHTVLAQKNAEHTKFAIPALTRAVDSYDDEMARSKTFMLSALATNHLLDGDLDHGSKVGGKAIDCAEGIKSERVKDRMRPLQEEAERRRNNADARDLADRLHAFYAA; from the coding sequence ATGGACGCCAGTAACGGTGGCAGTGCCGATGCCCGGCAGAGCCACGCCGTTCCCGCTGACGCGTGGGAGCAGCCCGAGATGAGAGCTGCGCTCGCCGCCCGTGAGATCAGCGCCGTCTACCGGCTCCTTCGCAAGCACGGTGTCTCGCAGCGCCAGATCGCCGCGATGACCGGCCAGTCCCAGTCCGAGGTGTCGGAGATCCTCAAGGGTCGCCAGGTCATGGCCTACGACGTCCTCACCAGGATCGCCGACGGCCTGGGTGTCCCGCGTGGATACATGGGCCTCGCCTACGACGAGGCCACGGCGATACGCGTCGTCGGCTCCGCCGACGGCCAGCAGGCTGAGGAGGACGAGTCCGTGAAGCGACGGAGGTTCCTCGCGCACGCCGCCCAGGTCACGATGGGTGCGGCGGTGTTCGGTCCGGAATCGGGCACGTGGTCGGCGGGACCGGCGCGAACGCCCGCTCCCGGGCGCATCGGGATGACCGACGTGCGCCAGGTGGAAGCCGCGACGCGCGCGCTGCGCGCCCTGGACTACCAGTACGGCGGCGGGTTCTGCCGCGACGCCGTCGTGGCGCAGCTGTCCTGGGGCCAGCAGATGCTGGAGTCCAACGGCACCGACCTGGTCAAGAACCGGCTCTACGTGGCGCTCGCCGACCTGCACTCGCTGGCCGGCTGGACGTCGTTCGACACCGGGCTGATGGACTCCGCCCGCGGCCACTTCGCGAACGCGCTGGACCTGGCCAAGCAGGGCGAGAACCACCCGCTGGTGGCCAACGTGCTCTACCGCATGGGCCGCGTCTACCTGCACCAGGACGCCCCGAACGACGCGCTGAAGCTGTTCCAGCTCGGCCAGATCGCCGCCCAGGAATCGGGCTCCGAGCTGGCGGTCTCCGTGCTCTGCGCGAACGAGGCCTGGGCCTACGCGATGATGGGCAACGAGGAGCAGGCGGTGAAGCTGCTCGGCCGGAGCAAGGACGAGTTCGAGCGCGCCAACCTGGCCGAAGCCGAGTCGTGGGTGAAGTTCTTCACCGAGACCGACGTCTACGCCATGGTCGGTACCGTCCACACGGTCCTCGCGCAGAAGAACGCCGAGCACACCAAGTTCGCGATCCCCGCGCTGACCAGGGCCGTCGACTCCTACGACGACGAGATGGCCCGCTCCAAGACGTTCATGCTGAGCGCGCTGGCCACGAACCACCTGCTGGACGGCGACCTCGACCACGGCTCCAAGGTCGGCGGCAAGGCCATCGACTGCGCCGAGGGCATCAAGTCCGAGCGCGTGAAGGACCGGATGCGGCCCCTGCAGGAAGAGGCCGAGCGCCGCCGCAACAACGCCGACGCCCGTGACCTCGCCGATCGCCTCCACGCTTTCTACGCCGCGTAA
- a CDS encoding phosphotransferase family protein has translation MDGRFTPEKLRGVLAETCALLGLDPTGARLLRFTNNAVYALVTAPVVVRIVGSTRLRHRVGTVVTVARHFEEHGVPAIRLLGGVEQPMAVGEHLVTVWHQVSSIGRPASPADLARLLSQVHALPAPDGLAGWAPFAAVRARVSDAEEISAADRAFLLDRCAELEAALAGLEFPLPRGLVHGDAYPGNVIPGPDGPVLCDFDSSCVGPPEWDLTPLAVGRERFGDPPVQYRTFAAAYGFDVTSWPGFAVLRGIRELKLTTSVLPILRSRPQVRPELFRRLDDLRHGRTDVRWTRYR, from the coding sequence TTGGACGGACGGTTCACCCCGGAGAAGCTGCGCGGCGTGCTGGCGGAGACCTGCGCGCTGCTCGGCCTCGACCCCACCGGCGCGCGGCTGCTGCGGTTCACCAACAACGCGGTGTACGCGCTGGTCACGGCCCCCGTCGTGGTTCGGATCGTCGGCTCGACCCGGCTTCGGCACCGCGTCGGGACCGTGGTCACCGTCGCCCGCCACTTCGAAGAGCACGGCGTCCCGGCAATCCGGCTGCTCGGCGGCGTCGAGCAGCCGATGGCGGTCGGCGAGCACCTCGTGACCGTGTGGCACCAGGTGTCGAGCATCGGCCGGCCGGCGTCCCCGGCCGACCTGGCTCGCCTGCTGAGCCAGGTGCACGCCCTCCCCGCGCCCGACGGCCTCGCCGGGTGGGCGCCGTTCGCCGCCGTGCGGGCCCGGGTGTCCGACGCCGAGGAGATCAGCGCCGCCGACCGCGCGTTCCTGCTGGACCGCTGCGCCGAGCTCGAGGCCGCGCTGGCCGGCCTGGAGTTCCCGCTGCCCCGGGGCCTGGTCCACGGCGACGCGTACCCCGGCAACGTCATCCCGGGCCCGGACGGGCCGGTGCTCTGCGACTTCGACTCCTCGTGCGTCGGCCCGCCGGAATGGGACCTGACGCCGCTCGCCGTCGGCCGTGAGCGGTTCGGGGACCCGCCGGTGCAGTACCGGACGTTCGCCGCGGCCTACGGCTTCGACGTGACGTCCTGGCCCGGTTTCGCCGTGCTGCGGGGGATCCGCGAACTGAAGCTGACGACCAGCGTGCTGCCCATCCTGCGCAGCCGGCCCCAGGTGCGGCCGGAGCTCTTCCGCCGGTTGGACGATCTCCGGCACGGCCGGACGGACGTCCGGTGGACGCGTTACCGCTGA
- a CDS encoding copper resistance D family protein: MTQAETTTKPRYVTLLCMVTAGLLGALIGVALTASTPVPGVVEPSAVVSAGIPIVRVLLDLSAVTTIGLALLSVLVGYDRPKLTEPIMRLARPAGVAAALVWATTAVVTLILQTAEYKPGTSTLTASDIGGYIANVGAGKALVIVAVLALAHAGIGALALRYGEKIPAEVRVGLGLFALLPLPVTGHASNWSYHDYTMISMELHVMSAVAWTGGLGAMAVLLVANRTLLAHAMPRFSKLATLCLIISAATGLFNGLIEISLNPTIGFWAAIFTTPYGQLLILKLACTGVIALLGANVRWRLMPQIVRHNRTALASWATLELTVMGLAFGFAVVLTRAPVVAS, translated from the coding sequence ATGACTCAGGCCGAGACCACCACCAAGCCCCGCTACGTCACGCTGCTCTGCATGGTGACGGCGGGGCTGCTCGGCGCCCTCATCGGCGTCGCGCTCACCGCCAGCACCCCGGTCCCCGGCGTGGTGGAACCCAGCGCGGTGGTCTCGGCCGGCATCCCGATCGTCCGCGTGCTGCTCGACCTGTCCGCGGTCACGACGATCGGGCTCGCGCTGCTGTCGGTGCTCGTCGGGTACGACCGGCCGAAGCTCACCGAGCCGATCATGCGGCTGGCCCGCCCGGCCGGCGTCGCGGCCGCGCTCGTCTGGGCCACGACCGCCGTCGTCACGCTGATCCTGCAGACCGCGGAGTACAAACCGGGCACCTCGACGCTCACGGCGTCCGACATCGGCGGCTACATCGCGAACGTCGGCGCCGGGAAGGCGCTCGTCATCGTCGCCGTGCTGGCCCTGGCGCACGCCGGGATCGGCGCGCTCGCCCTGCGCTACGGCGAGAAGATCCCCGCCGAGGTCCGCGTCGGGCTCGGCCTGTTCGCGCTGCTGCCGCTGCCGGTCACCGGGCACGCGTCGAACTGGAGCTACCACGACTACACGATGATCTCGATGGAGCTGCACGTCATGAGCGCCGTCGCCTGGACCGGCGGCCTCGGCGCGATGGCCGTGCTGCTCGTCGCGAACCGGACGCTGCTGGCGCACGCGATGCCCCGGTTCTCGAAGCTGGCGACGCTCTGCCTGATCATCTCGGCGGCGACCGGCCTGTTCAACGGCCTCATCGAGATCTCGCTCAACCCGACCATCGGGTTCTGGGCGGCGATCTTCACGACGCCGTACGGGCAGCTGCTCATCCTCAAGCTCGCCTGCACCGGGGTGATCGCGCTGCTCGGCGCGAACGTCCGCTGGCGGCTGATGCCCCAGATCGTCCGGCACAACCGGACGGCGCTCGCCTCGTGGGCGACGCTCGAGCTGACCGTCATGGGATTGGCGTTCGGCTTCGCCGTCGTGCTCACGCGCGCACCGGTCGTCGCGTCTTGA
- a CDS encoding copper resistance CopC family protein: MRKALVALALTVVAVLGTATPALAHNVLISADPANGSSVAAGPQKVSLTFDQYVQGADVNQIAVTGPGGGQWAEGPISVVNNVISAPLRPLGPAGKYTIGYRVLSADGHPVTGELTFTLTAAGTGTPATVDAAKSPGGSSSQATSQSSSTGVPIWVWIAGAVVLLAIGLVVALRSGRAVEEKN; the protein is encoded by the coding sequence ATGCGGAAAGCGCTCGTGGCGCTGGCGTTGACGGTGGTGGCCGTGCTCGGCACGGCCACCCCGGCGCTGGCGCACAACGTGCTGATCTCCGCGGACCCGGCGAACGGCTCGTCCGTCGCCGCCGGGCCGCAGAAGGTCAGCTTGACGTTCGACCAGTACGTGCAGGGCGCGGACGTCAACCAGATCGCGGTGACCGGACCCGGCGGCGGCCAGTGGGCCGAGGGACCGATCAGCGTGGTGAACAACGTCATCAGCGCGCCGCTGCGGCCGCTCGGACCGGCCGGGAAGTACACGATCGGCTACCGGGTGCTGTCCGCGGACGGCCACCCGGTGACCGGCGAGCTGACGTTCACCCTCACCGCCGCGGGCACCGGCACGCCGGCGACCGTGGACGCGGCGAAGTCGCCCGGCGGCTCCTCCTCGCAGGCGACGTCGCAGTCGTCGTCCACCGGGGTGCCGATCTGGGTGTGGATCGCCGGCGCGGTCGTCCTGCTGGCGATCGGGCTGGTCGTCGCCCTGCGGTCGGGCCGGGCCGTGGAAGAGAAGAACTGA